The Dioscorea cayenensis subsp. rotundata cultivar TDr96_F1 unplaced genomic scaffold, TDr96_F1_v2_PseudoChromosome.rev07_lg8_w22 25.fasta BLBR01000173.1, whole genome shotgun sequence genome contains the following window.
ATAGCAGCATTAAAAAGGTCTATAGATATGCCTAAAGATGGTAAGCTTGAGCagaaaattgttgtttttttaaatgaaacagcACCATCAAATACTGCACCATCTACGGTTCTATATTGCATTATCTCAAGTGAATGTCCTTGAGAAAGCAGTTAACACACCTGTGTAGAACAACCACTCTAGTTGAGATTTATTGCTGCAGACATTTTCCTCAACCTCTAAGAAATTTCAGTGAATGAAGGCCTTTCCGCAGGATTAGCTGACCAACAACTTTCCATTAATGATCTCCGTTCAAGATCACAATAAGTTGGAATTTGAGGGCGCAATGCGCTGTTAACAATACCTCCTAGGCGAACATGACAATGAAATTTTGCTTCAgttaaaagcaaagaaaaatataCAGACATGACCTTTTTTTGGTAAGAAACCAGGTTTAAAATATGCATAATGGTTCCTGAAATAgaacataaaatacaaaattgttCCAATAAGTTCAATCATTGGCTATAACAACTTCAATAATTCAAACAATggaattaatttcaaaaatgacAAAAGTTTCAAGTTTAAATACGCTAAAGGGAGTTCCAACtttcaaacaaaaaacttaGCATCACAATCGCAATTAATTTCAAAAACCAACCACAAATTCCTGATGCTACACTAGAAACTTGGTTTTAAACTAAAGAACGTATCATCACTGTCAGTGTGTCATGCCAAACTCTATTAATGGCAGTTTTCAGTAATAGATAAGAAATTCAAGATTTTATACTGAAAACTTGGTTTCATAAATGAACAACGGATTATTCAAGCTAAAATACACTATAAAATGAAGTTCCAGTTTTCTACTTAAAAAAACATCACAAGCACAGATAATTCCATAAAACAGCAACAAGCTCAAGACTATTCACACCAGAGTAACCACCATCAGTGGCACGTCGAGCTCCACTATTAACAGTAACTTCAGTAATAGAAAAGAATTCAAGATACTATTATATTAAGAAACATGTATTGGAAGTGAACAATAGGTTTAAGCTTAAATACCCTATAAAAATAAAGTGGGCTTCAACTTTCAAATAAAGATCTGAAACATCACAATCACAAGTAATTTCAGAAACCAACAACATATTCAAGATAAGTTTCAAACTGAAGGCCTGGAGCATCAAGCTTCATTAATAACAGTAACCTCAGATATAGACAGAAAAATTCAAGATAATATCCTAGAAACCCGATTTCAAACTAGAGAATTGGCCATCACTATCAAATGAACCTCATCTAATGGCCGTGATTtcagtaataatatataataaattccaGATAATATACTAGAAACTTGGTTGCAAATCAAAAATTCACCATCACGAGAGAAATCAAGCTCTATTAATGGCAGTATTTCATGAATAGCAAGAAATCCAAGatattaaaccataaaaatggAGTTTGTTTAATCGAGAACTCACCATATTTGACTTTTCTTAAATACCTAGCAAATAACAAGCAAATCACTACAAACCCTAGCCCAACTGCACCTACAACAACAATGCCCACCGTCTTCCTCATTTGTTGCCCTACTTCGCCAATCAAAGATTAAAAACATGtggaaaaaaaagataatcaaGATAACACCCTAACCCATCCCCAAAAAGCAACGTAGTTCACTATATCTTGATCTCAATCATCAAAATGAGAAACAGAGACAAGACCAGGAGCTCAATTTACCTCCAATTCCTCCTCTGCCGCCCCTACTGCGGGGGACGCCATCAGTGTAATAATTGTAGCTAATGTAGCACTTATCGAGATAAACCCGGCCGGAAGCAAAGCACCGCCACGACTTGACCTCAGCCTTCGCAGGCCCTCGCAATGCACTCCCCACGTCCCTAGCCGACAAATCTCTCTCTGACTGATGCCATGGAGTACACCAACCGGTAGCTCAGCTTGTAGAACCCCGCCCCACCGCTCCCCGATAATCCATTCTGAAGATTCGAGAACATCATATCCCTCCTCTCCTAAAACCATTCCCACTGCCACTACTCCCGCAGATCTTGAAAAGAAACtaaggccttgtttgggttggcttatcaaaaaagcactttttttaagtttagtagaagtgTTTCTGGAAAAAGTGTTTttccagagtaagttaagcacttttttatattttgtgtttgtattagcttttctgtAAAAGCAGAAGctataaaaataagctaaaaaacagcttttttcagAAGCTGCTCATGACTAGCTTAtgaaaaaaagctgaaaaacagctttttttacaacttctgcttttgcagaaaagccaatacaaacaactttttttgaacccagaagtgcttaacttataaaaaagcacttctgggttttccaaaagctcatccaaacaagccctaagtACCAGCGACCTGAGGATAACCAGCAGCCTGGTAAAGCGCATAACAGCTAGTGAGCTGCACGCGAGCAGCGGCATCCCTGGGACCAAAAAGAGACGACCACATCGGAATCACTCGAGTGACGCAAGTGGCGCAGTCAGTGCCGGAGAGGTCTCCACAGCACTGGTAGAGATCTGAAAGTGCTTGGCCGGTGGAGGAGGTGGAGTTCTTGTGGAGCTTGGAGTTTGAAGATTGGGCGATGAAGGACGAGGAAAAGTTGGTGATGGCTTGTTGGGTGGCGACGCCGCTGCCCAATTAGCCATTGGCGTAGCCCTTGTAGATCAAGCTAATAGAGTCAATGGCGGTGATGAAGAAAGGGGTGGAGTAAGGGTTTGCTTGGTATGGTGGAGTTCACCAGCGAGGAAGGAACTTAAGACATTGAAACCCAATCAGTGTTTTCCGGCCGCGATACTAACCCTAGGCTTCAATGGGGATTGAGGATTAGggcttgaagatgatgaagatgagatggTGTTGGGGTTGCAACGGTTGTTTAAGATAGGGTTGAGAAGGGTTAGTACTAATTATGTTGGGTTACCccttaattacatattaatcattCTTAATAAGCTTAACTAAGTAAAGTTAGAtaatttatcattatatttgtgtttttggcacaatttttttaccatattaatatattattatatttatattttttttacaatatttggtataatgttaatatattactatacatgtatttttggcactgtatttaacatgaatttaatatattattatatttgtatttctgACACGGCATTAATGtatgattatatttatattttttgtatggTATTTGCcactatattaatatattattatatttatatttttgtattatatttggcacggtattaatacattattatatttgtattttttacaCCCCATTTGTCacgatattaataaattatttttaaaaaaatatgtttggcacTGCATTTGGCACTAccttgtaaaattattaaatttgtatatttggcacggaattaaaacaaacttgaatgatgatacaAAAAGAACAATGGTCACAACAAATGAACATCAAGCAAAGTTAAGGTTTTGCACCAACTTATATCAAACATAACTTAAAAATCAATGTCCTTGGACATTCTCTAGTAATCATCAATATCAGGATTTATGATCGGGTTACTTGTCATCCAACTCTCAAATAGGATTTTGAGCACAAATACTTTACCACCATTGAAATCTATCAAAACTTGATTAGAATCATCAATTCCTGTAGCATCCCATGGATATGATGACTAAATCAACCAcgtttagaaaaaattaaaaggccattagtttctttcttttccactAGAATACATGTTGCCTACTAAAATCATCTAGCATGATTATCATAGATAATATTTAATAACCAACAAGCATCTCTCAAAATAAGGAAGAACATCAAAATTATGCACATACTCAAGTCTAAAACAATATCAGGACACATAATTTTTCCTCATCAACTGAAGATCAAATTGCTAGTAGAACCAACAAAAATCATAAGTCAAAACTtcactatatataaataagagtAAAAGACATTGCTCATTTTGGATAGAAGTAGCCTTGACAAAAATCCCTAActcaataaatatcttttgcCTTACCAACATCAACAATGcaatataaaattatcattacaTTAGCAATCATCAAGTATTCGATCACAAACCTTaaatttgcttgattttttttccctcaaatcaaatattatagCAATACTTAAACTTGTCAAATCTCATGATtcctatttcaaataaatttagacTCACCAAGATACAATGTGACCAAGTTCCATAATATTCTTAGCTTTCCACAAATTATCATATCAATTTGAATCTCACCTAATTTTCTACACATTTATATTTCAGTcaagttttaaaaaatcatgaatatcTCCCATAATGCACATCCAATTGCAGATATATTTTAAGGACAAGTAGCTAATGTCATAACAAATATTCTTTATATTTCGCATTTGTTTTTCCAAAACTGCTTCCAGAATCATGAAAAATGCCATTTACACTTCAAGTCTTGCACAAAAGTAACCTCTATGATAGACTATTTATAAGAGCATATCTCTTAAGATACAAATCtagtaaattcaaaattttgcaggTGAGTTTTAAACTTCTCCAAATTCTATTTCTAAAGTCTTTAAATTCAAGGTATAATTTTAGTCAGCTCAAAGTCAAAATCAGGAAAATCACAACCATACATTTCTATATGTAAGCATATAAGAGTTCGACTCTAAACATTTCTATGAATCATCACATATGAAATTTCAAGAATCCCCATATATAAATATCTGTGTCCCCATAAACTCATATACAATGCAACCATACAAGGTATAACCTCCCACATCTAGGTGaacataatacaaaatataagtCTTCCTTAACTACTACTAAAATGGCGGTCGCTCAACGATTCGCACTAAGCTATCCATCACAAGTATACTCTTGATCTGCGAAAATTTACAACGAAATTTATGAGCTTTACAACCCAgtaagtacccactaaaaatatcaggatcataaaagtttcaaaatttcaaaactcaaacaaagtataataaaatataagtttatcaGAATCAAAGTCAAAAGtcaagtttttcaataaaacataactgaTCAAAAAGTCAAGCGTATATAtcccacaaataactattgccaaaacaaaatatcagaggtcatatgtttaccctcgatgacccGAGCTAGAATTATCAGAgaccgttattcttcaccaatGAAAAGGTGAGAAACTATAGTTTATATTTCACAAGTACATATCCatatggtcagtgtttaacccccaatgacagagttattgcaaagttagttgagGACTACAAGTTATTATGTCAAAATACGTTATGcccaaatatttatcaaaatagaaTACAGAAATTTGATAATCCCATTTTCATAtagaaaataattccaattcattTCCAAATCTAAATGCTTACATATgaattgcaaataataaataaataaataattcaaaatataaatcgaaataatcagtatttttctcaaaaattccagaagttaaaaaaactagaatttttgagtatatacatataataggatttatatgggATACTTACATGTCTAATGACCAGATTTTGAATTCACACCAATCGAGTTTTCTCGgaaagtcctatatttgggaataacccatcagaattacaaacaaaacaaattctaTAATTCACAAGAATGCAAAAACAGTTTCAAGACACTAACAAAGTTACAAAAGTCAAGATTAATAACAAATTCCCCTACAACCTTTAAGATTGAAATCAGCATAGCTTTGCGAATTCTaacccaaataaaaaatttcaatcttctgagaaaactagacatctacatctataacatatccaaatctcacaatgatttgagatctaTAGAATTTAAGctatcacttttaaaaatcataaacatgCAAACCAGCAATTTCAAACATgccttttctaataaaaaaaaatatctcacaacatataatttcaaataagaTTAAACTTCTGGAGcatataattaactcaaaattaaacAACTTTCTTATAAACATGAGTCATGATTCAAGCTCTAAGATCATCAAATTCTCTAATCAATCTTCATGCTTTCTGCAGAAATGCCATTGAGtacacctatagaaatctgatcatatctcacaaattacaaGGGTAAGAATTCTAAATTTGGCAGAAGCAAAGATACAATCATTTTCTACAACTTTCTCATATAAgtctaaatctaaatcaaaatctacaatcatgaaataaatcaataaattctcAAGGGCTATAAAGAAATCATGTCTGTGTCACCTGAGTTTAAAGCCTATAATTTACATGATACTTATAcacaaattatgaaatttgGTAGTCAGCTAAACAAGATCAATAGCTCCAATTTCTTTATTGTAATATCTTCCAAATTATGTCTCTAGATCTCCcaaattaaatagatatatCTGCTATGCtataagaaaattttctaaaaccTATCAACCTTATAGCCATCCAATTTCTAAGAAAAATCACATCCCAAAGAAAAGCTCTTCAATAAAATCTCAAGAATTCATTATCTTCACTATAGACTTGTACACTCTCAAATTTATCCCCACAAACCCAAATATCAATGGCATCTTCAATTGTAAATTTTGTCAAGAACTGTATCAAAAGGGATAATCGCCACAATCAACTAAGGATTCAAGATTCCAATCAATCAAGCCCTAGATATGCTTCAATAAAGTACCGGATCAAATACTCCAACAACACATCCAAGAATTGACAACaacatctcatttttttaatttctaaataaatatcCTTAAATTTTCAATCAAGCTTTTATACCAACATTAATTCAAGGCCAGAACATTCTAATCTCATAATATCAGccaaaaaatttttgaataagcaaaaaaaattaaagaattagaTCCTTGCCTCAACAATAACAATGAAACCAGACCCTTGACGGTGAGACCCTTCCATCCTCCTCATCCCCGGCACCACATGTAAACAAGGAGAGACGCTAGATCTAACTTTTCTTAAATGACAAGACTAAGATAGAAGGAGGCAAAGAGGTGGGTAGGGTTTGAAAAAATAACTGAAacataaagtatataaaaaaaatttaaacctaACTACTGAATTTGacattagaatttttaaaaaaaaaaataaagtgggGCTCACAATTTGTTAGTTCCATGTCAAATGTTGCGAcaaatttgtcacgatttttttCATGCCAATTCATGATTCTTCTTGTAGTGAGAGTAGAATTGTGATTCGCTATGGCacttaaataaatcaaatttgatgGCTAACAATAATGATTAACAGTATGGCATTGATCCTTTCTCCTATCTTAATTACCAATTTCGTGCTTAACTAGGGAGACGAATGATTTGTGCAAGAAGGCATACTAATGAAAGATTgattatttttgtcatttaaaCCAACAATATCATCGAAATTCATAAGGTTGGGTTTATCACTTTCTGTGAAAATTCTTGAGCATCATGCCATTTTTTTGCTGCCAAATTAGACTTATAAGAGATAAGTGTCTACCAGTCAATTTTAATGTGGCTTTAACACTAAACTTGTAGCATGTGTTaagattgagtttttttaacatactactaatatatatatatatatatatatatatatatatatatatatatttgtcatttAAACCAACAATATCGTGGAAATTCATAAAGTTGGGTTatcaatttctttgaaaaatcgAAAGCACTATGCCATTTTTTGCCACTAAATCAGACTTCTCAAAGGTAAGGCTTGCCAATTAATTTCAATGCGATTTTTAACACTAAACTTATAGCGTGTTAAGATGAGTTTTTCCAATAGACTgctaacacacacacacacacacacacacacacacacacacatatatatatatataatgtttatcTGCCTCccacaacatcatcatcatcatcatcatcatcatcatcatcatcattatcatcatcatcattatgcAAGATCACAAAACCCTACTCAAGTTGAGAAATATGTAGACTTTGAAGCCAATTTTGATGTCGCTTAGAGCACATGTTTTGGGCATCTGTGTGCTTTACATTAACACCTGGCATCTTTTATCACTTCAAAATCAGATACTCATGTGttgttttatcattttaaaaataggacatcCAGTGTGCTTGTGGTGAGTCAAGAAGTAACTACTCTCTCTCCAGCTTTTTCACTTGGTGATAAGACTAGTACACTCTTGTCTTAATTATCATTTAGGGCTAATATTTTGAGACTAGTGTTTTGTGCATGAAGGCATACTAATTAAAGGATGATCATTTTGTCATTTAAACCAATCATATGATCAAAGTTCATAATGTTTAGTTTATCACCCTTCTCGCGAAAATTCGAGAAGTAAGGCTATAAGTCAATTTCAATGTGGGCTTTTAAACACTAAACTTGTAGCATGTTAAGATGAGTTTTTCCAACATAacgccatatatatatatatatatatatatattgctccGAGGGTCACCCGTACCAAACAATAGAAGAAATTACTCGTGAAAAGATACTATAgtaaaatcactattcataaTATTCATGCATATGGCCTCTATACGGCCAAGATGCCGCCCATATGACTTAGTGAAAAACTCTCGAGAAAATctatacggccgtatgacctaGTGCAACCTCTCAGGATTTTTTATACCGACCTCTATACGCGTCATATGGCACCCGTATGTCTCCAAAACAACTCCGAATGGTTTCTATACAGGCTCAAAACGCTCCTAGGACAAATGCAACCCTCAAAAGTGTGATTACAACCCCTCTTTGTGATCTAGAAGTAGGTAAATACTACAAAGACAATGACAAATGCATacaaaagatataaaatatcaattttagcGTGGAAACCCTACGAATAAATGGAAAAACCACGGGattccttagagcctcttacaATACTTCCACTGTATCAATTAATAGAGTTTACAAAGACCTCTCTAACTAACTAGAAGTATACAAGCTCAAAGACATGAGCGATAGACAAGAGAGTGTACCAACacacattcatcatcatcttcacacAAGATGGAAACAAAGACTCCAAGAAGAGATAAAATGGAATCAACCCAAAAGGATTAGGTGTCTTACTAGCAAGGTTGCTCTTCTCATGAATGTGATGAAATTAGGCACCAATGGCCGGGGATCTTCTTGCCAAGTTTTccctaattttctttttcttctccatgAGCCCTTTCTTTCaccctctctcttttcttctcattcAACTTCTTTCACACTGACCTCCACTTCATCTCTCATCCCACGATGAGAGTTTTACACAAATAGGACATTCACATGAGATTGCCCTTTTGCCCTTAACATTTCATTAATTGACataccttctttttttttatggccTTGTAGCCCATTTATTCCATCCAACCCACAAATTATAGGCATTAGAATAAGTTGCCAAGTTGGAGCTCTGTGGTGGATAGTGCAACACACTTCAGTAATTGAAACCCTCAGTAATTGCAATATACTCAGCTTCTATGGTGGATAGTACAACACACTTCTACAGTTTTGACTACCAAAAAATAGCTCCCCTGCAAAGGTCATCATGAACCCTAAAACTAATTTTCTAGAGTCCACATCCTCTACCATGTCTGAATATGTATACTAATCCAAAATAGGTTCACATCTACCAAAGCATAAACATGCATGGGAAGTACCTCTTAAATACCTCAGTATTCACTTCACTGTAGCCCAGTGTTGCTTTCCCGAATTTGAGAGAAATCTGCTCATAACTCCAACAACATGAGCAATATCTGGCCTCATAGACATCATGGCATACATCAAACTTCCAACAGCAGATGCATATGGAACTCAGCTCATCTTCTCCTTCCTTTTATCAATTGAGGGACAATAACTTGAACTAAGTTTGAAATAACCTACAAGTGGAAAACTAACAGCCTTGATATTGCATATGTTGAACCTCTCAAGAACCTTCTCAATGTAGACTTCTTGAGATAATCATAACTTCCCATTCATCCTG
Protein-coding sequences here:
- the LOC120253716 gene encoding plasmodesmata-located protein 2-like — translated: MELGHIVSCGVATQQAITNFSSSFIAQSSNSKLHKNSTSSTGQALSDLYQCCGDLSGTDCATCVTRVIPMWSSLFGPRDAAARVQLTSCYALYQAAGYPQVAERDLSARDVGSALRGPAKAEVKSWRCFASGRVYLDKCYISYNYYTDGVPRSRGGRGGIGVTVNSGARRATDGGYSGVNSLELVAVLWNYLCL